In Conger conger chromosome 9, fConCon1.1, whole genome shotgun sequence, the genomic stretch GCACGCTTTGTGGACaattatataaaattattttatataatttcttACACAATATTCTACCTTCACCCAAACTGTTGAGCTGGGTACGATAGACACATTTTAGTTTGCAGTCTGAGTAGGTCAAACAGAAGCCTGAGGGTAGATGTCAGAGCTGATAAAGTATTTTTAGGGAATTGGGATGCAGGGTCAGTGACCCACCTCCCGAAGCAGCAGTATGAAGGAAGCGAAGTAGAAGACGTAGACCATTCCCACGAGCCAGTGCAGGAACATGGTAGTGCCTGGGGCGGACTGGAAGCTAAGCTCTCGGTCCTTCAGAGAGGCATCAAACATCTCCTAAaaggcagaaacacacaaccgcacacgTCAGGGAAACCAGCAATGGGCTTTttcttgcattttcttttcaggaGACAGTCCGGCCTCCTTATGCATTTTCTCACTTTATTCAGATGGGGGAGTAGGGGGTGGTTACATAAAGAGATGAGGTCACCAATACATAAAGTGCTAATGTGGGGGAATTGAACCCCTGGCCACAGTGATGCAATTTCTCACAGTATTTCCATTGCTCATGTCCCAGTGCAGGTTTTCATCAATGCTTGTTCAGACCTCTCTGTATGCTAATGTTAGGCTTTCATCCAATCTGTGCTCAATTAACTTGGTCTGAAATTGAAATGGATAGAACGGAAAGTGGGTGTTGACTGGTCTAGGCGCTGGTATGTTTGGATGAGCTTGACCAGTCACAGCTCAGGCCTACTCACCAGGGAGCAAATATCAAGCCACCAGCCGCAGATGAGGGGGAAGACTCCTATCTCCACGACAACCAATAACGAAACCTGAGCCACAGAACAAAATCATGTTCATATTATGTAATACTGTGCTGCGTTAAAAAATGCAATACTATACTTTGTAACAAATGCCATGACTGCAAATAAAACAGGGTGGAAAATTCAAACTGGAAGATTTTAAATTGTGCTTGTATCTCAGTGGGGAAATTAATTGCATTACCTTCACAACAATGTAGCAGACTCCTAATAATCGTCGGGACCTTTGGAACCTCAGCAATGCTGCCAAGCCCTGAGCGACTTCATTAAGGAACAGGGAGTGAAACAGCCACAGCACTGCAGGCTGTAGCAGATGTCTGAGCAATGGGTCATCGACAGTTAATCATACCTGTGATTTAAATCGACAGCCAATCAATTGCGAAACCCACCAGACGGCCTTTGACTCTGACACACATTGGCATACATTACTGCGGTGAAGTCTTTAATGTTGACCCGGAGAGGAAATAACACATCTTCTCTCCACCGCTGATGTTTAAATTAAACGCTTAAAGCAGATGGAGGCTGTCATCTCTTAGGGGGAATGAACCGATAATGGCTTGGAGCAAGGCCGCCCAAGCAATAAACTCAGACCGACTGCATTTACACCGCCAAATGAGAAGTGCTGAAATATCATTAGCATATTTGCCTTTTTCGATGTGTCATCACTGTCATCTTCCTCTCGGTGAAGCATTCTCTCTCGGCCCTTTCAAGGCCTTTAAAGTACACTCTTAAATAACTTGTATTTAATAATAACTCTTCAGACTCGTTATACAACAAGCACAGGAATACCGCATTTAAGTGATATACCAATTGAAACGCACAAGTTGGGAACGTGTCTCAACAGCTAAACTAGGCCACCAAGACGTTGCAGTGTGGAAGGATACGTGACACAGGATGAGTGTGAGGGCTAAGAGGATGTATCCCACAATGGTTGTGATGAGGCCCTCGAAATGTGAGGCCAGGACCTGGAAAGAACAAAAGATATTAGCTGCTATTATTAGtcaatgaaataaattataaataatacatttaaacttACACAAACTgacacatgcatgtgcagtcCGTACTTACATATTCCTCAAATCCAAGGCCCACAACCGAGAAGTGTCCAATATGATAGGGACAGAAAGctgcaaaaaagacaaaatacattccaattaGCAATACATTAACAAATTACATCCAAGCAAGTGCATATATTTATGAATTAACACTATTCATTCATAAAATCATCCAGTTTCATTTAACaaaagagtatctctgaacacacatcaaacctcttaagtggttaggctacagcagcagaagacttgagtcgaaaagtctaataaatacctaacagtgctcactgagtgtatttgtacAAGTTAATTACAGAAAAGAACAGGCCAGGTCAGTGGTATGGTCAAACAAACACTTTCCCTGGTTTTATTGTCACAGATTGATGCCGTTTAATGAGACATAAAAAGGCATGCGTACCGAACACGAGAATGAAGAGTGTATTCAGCGAGACCACCCAGAAGACGTGCTcctgaaacagaacagaaacggGTCACACTGATGAAAAGGACATTTCACTTCTTTATTTACACTAACCTGCAGGGCTGTCACAGCAGGGTCCTGTCAGTGAATCAGGCCTGCTCTGCTTTATTTTAACGGCTATCACCAAGCAAGGTCCGCACAGTTCAGCTCTTACTGTGAGGAGAATACAGTACAGATTTACACACCAGGAAGACCAGGGAGCCATCCAGTCCAAGCATCTGTGGAACACAcaaataaagatttatttttaccGTGAATTTTTGCAATGCATGGACAAACTGTAACCCAAGCACACGTGATAATCAGTACGACATGCACACAATATCCATTCACAGCCAGAGTGAACAAGCACACAGGCACTCTTTATACGACATGATTGAGGTtttaaaggtacgataggtaatTTCTGATTTCTAACGATCTAGGGAGGaatggcagcaacaaacaccttcaaaccacaacactgtttatccctccccgtTCTCTGTAaagacgttgaaacgccattggctgtggcaattagaaccaattttcgaCCGATGAGCTTGAATGATTgtagttaaaaaatgttttgtgagtgtcaggccgtcaactgtatattttgaaatctgaatttaaggactataaacacaggcaacaTATCACTGAGCCTTTTTCGATGATAGGAACAatgttgtaacaatgttttaacacagaaatcttacctattgtacctttaagaaacAAACTGAATTctaaacagaagaaaaagggaagaaaaagaagagtaGAATAATTACCCGTTCCCAGGTAAGCTCCTCTGCAGCACGATCCCATTCCAGTGCATTCCAGTTCATGTCatctaataaataataaataaatcttttgttatttagctgacgcatttatccaaagcaacttacacattacactaagcaggggacagtacccccgggagcaatgcagggttcagggccttgctcaagggcccaacagctgcgctgatcttactgtggctacaccagggtttgAGCCACAGTCATATACCTtcaccactaggctacaggctgcgtGTACAGGCTGGCCACAGGCTACAGGGCAGAGAGATGGACACAACTGCTCATTCCTGCTCACAGCCCTAATCTACACGCCACACATGGAAACACAATCAATGTTGTGTGCAATTAAGCTAGTGCAACCCACTCAGACCCGTCTACTGACCAAACAGGATGAACTCTGCCGTCCTGAAACCATATTAAACAATATTGAAGCAGTggagcaggcgtgtgtgtgtgtgtgtgtgtgtgtgcgcgtatatgtatgtgtgcatgtgggtgtgcgtgtatgtgtaaatccatgtttgtgtgcgtgtatgtgcatgtatccgtgtttgtgtgtatgtctatgtatgcgtgtgtgtgtacgtatgtgtgtgtgtgtgtgtgtgtgtgtgcatgtatgtgtgtgtgtacgtgtatatgtatgtgtgtgtgtttgtgtatccaTGTTtgtgggtacgtgtgtgtgtatgtatgtatatgagtgtgtgtgcgtacatgtatatgtatgtgtgtgtatgtgtacacatatgaGCGTATGTatccgtgtatgtgtgtgtgtatgtgtacacatatgaGCGTATGTAtccgtgttagtgtgtgtgtatgtgtgtgtgtgtatgtgtacacatatgaGCGTATGTATCGGTGTTAGTGTGTGACCCTCCAGGCCTCTGTTACCTTGGCCTCCGTTGTTCTCCTCCGCGGCGTCCTCAGctccagcctcctcctcctcctcgttgtCGGCCTCCGCGTCGTCGGCGGGGTCAGCCGGGAGGTCGGGGGCCTCAGGAGGAGCGTTCTCCGCTGGGGGGTCAGCGGGAGGGGGGGCCGGCTGCTGCTCCTCGCCCCCGTTCCCTGCTCCGGGggcctggagagagacagagtcaccATCACCTTTCACCCTGCATCTCTACTCTACTGTACGTCTGCGCACTAACAGGCATGAACCTGAACATGCTTACATTCTTATTTCAATTCATGAACATACTGCACAGTAATCAATAATGTGCAAGAAAgaatatatacattatacatctgtgtatctgtgcctgtgtgtgcgcatatgtacTGAGTGAGCAATTTATGAAGCAGACCTgcacactagcttgttaatgcaaatacgtaatcagccaatcatgtggtagcaactaaatgcatgaaaacaggcagacgtggtcaagaggttcagcggttgttcagaccaaatgccagaatggggaagaaatgttatataagtgaccctggaatgattgttggtgccagtcaggatggtttgagtatctcagaaactactgatctcctgggattttcacgcacaaaagtctcttgagtttgcagagaacggtatgaaaaacaaaccaaaaaaaatcctgttctgcaggtaaaaatgccttgttaatgagaggtcagaggagaagagccagactggtcaaagctgacaggaaggtgacagtaacgcaaataaccacacattgcaataGTGCTATGTgctaagagcatctctgaacacacaatgcgtcaaatgtcttcagtggataggctacagcagcagaagaccaatcagtctaaaaaataaatacctaataaagtgtatatgattagccttagactgtaatggcacttatgtatagatattgttacttgtataggtattgttatatttttgtatttttgtttttgtattctagctgtaattgtggtatgctagtttgaaagttgattgtactcttaaagggttctgattttctgcatgtttacactaggactcggaactgtactgtcctctcaggtcctctttgcacttgttcttgtgtttaatttgcactttgttgtacgtcgctctggataagagcgtctgctaaatgccacgtaatgtaatgtatattcaGGCATGTGTGTCTGAGCAGCATCTCTCTAaagacgctgtgtgtgtgtgtgtgtgtgtgtgtgtgtgtgtgtgtgtgtgtgggccagtTACCTCGTTGGGCTGGCCGGCTGCGTTGGCGGGCTGCTGCAGATTGTGCTCCAGCCACTGGGGGGCGCCACCATGGACGATCTGCTCACGCAGCCACACCAGGCTGATGAAGGCGCACAGCGTGCAGGTGACCACAAAGCAGCCCTGCAGACAGTCTGCCAGAAGGTTctctctgcaacacacacacacacacacacacacacacacacacacacacacacacacacacacacacacacacacacacacacacacacacacacacacacacacacacacacacacacgttagcACCGCCACTAGCACTCAAATGTTGTGTGGATGTTGGGTTTGTTATtctgttttgtgaaatgttgCCGTTCTTGCAGCGTTGTCTTGTGAATATATACTGCAGTTTCAGATTTGTCATTTTACTTTGTGAATCACtgttgtgtttctaagtgtCTTATGAATTGTTTCTGCGTTTCCCGATTTGTTCATTTGTCTGGGCATTCACGGCCATTTACACCATCTGCTCCCAACTATGGCAAAGGCATCCCATTACACTGTGTGAGAATGTGCTCCATGCAGGGGTGGTGACTAAAGGAACGCATCAAGGTGGAAAGAGATATAAGGGCAGAATGGATATAACGACATGCAGTGTTAAGaacaggaggaggtgaagggacTCCTGCACTCTTCCTCGGGAGACATGGACAGGATGAGAATAACCGATTAGTCTGCAGAAGGAGCACATGGCCTCAGTATTTTTACATCTGTGATGGATGAACTGATTTGTCATTCATATAATAATCTCTCTGATCTCTGCTGCCGTGCTTTGAAGCAGTAATCCGGCTAGCAAATGTAGAAAATTTTACAATGAAATGTTTACGCAATTGAGTATGCCAGCATTACTTTGCTTGTAAATGAGATTTATGACTTCATAACATTTTTCATGGGCTTTTCTCATTTCTTCCCACTCATTAACAAGTTGCGCAATCAAATGCTGACAGTCTTTATGTTAGATTATCAAATGGAGAAAAATTTACAGCAATGTTGTCATTTCAGCCTTTTGTCTAAATCCATTTCCTCTCATTTTGTTGTGAAGAACTATTATTTCTGGGTTTATCCCTTCTGCGTTCATCACCCTGccattatgttttcatttaattccGAAGCCTGAAATGTATACTAGTGAGGATTTTACCGGAACATTCTGCATTCTATTCCACAGATTCCTGACACTTCCCGTTTATCGATGCAAGGGGTCACCAACCCAGTTAAATGTGCACCATTAACCTGCCAGAGCACCATGTGACCCATTTACCCGGTTAAAACAATTAacatatgaataataaatacatatttgagaACTAATGCTGCAGTACTTAACATCCATGAGCCCGAGGGACCACGGAGAGCACTGGCCTTGTAATGAGTCGATTGGAAAGTGCTGGGGATatcgagtgtgtgtatgtgtgtgcgtgcgtgtatgtgtgtgtgtgtgtgtgtgtgtgtgtgtgtgtgtgtgtgtgtatgcttgtatgtgtgtgtgtatgtgtgtatgtgtgtgcgtgcgtgtttatgtgcatgtgcgtgtgcgtgtgcgtgcgtgcgtgcgtgcgtgcgtgagacaCTTACGTAGACAGCATGTCCAGTGGCAGAGTTAGGAGAGAGCTCACGGAGCCAGTAAACAGACACTTATAGATACGACCTGTCAGAAACAAAGGGTGATAAaatgaaccaatcaaaatcTACAAAATGGGTGGAGCCATCACGCATTATCAGCAACCGACTGACCTGAAACAACCTTGACAAACTGTCAGTCACTAACATGTTTTAACCAATCAAAAGGTTTTGCtctccacaaaaaaaagaaaaccctcaAATGATTGGTTTGAAACAGTCCTATGTTGTCTCTGGCCATATTGGGCTTTGCTAAACCTCACAGCCTCATGGTTTGGCTCATTGGAACTTGCCGAGCAGGGCGGTACGTACAGGCAGTGAGGGGAACCACTCCCAGCCAGGCGAAGGCCACCAGCGTGTAGTGGAACCAGTATCGGATGGCCGTACCGACGCTGGTCACCAGCCCTGCGAAAATGTCCTGGACAGGGAGGCGGGAAGGCATGTCTGGAGAGTAAACTAGAGGAGGGGAAAGCACAGTAAAACACCGGAAGTGACTatcttttatttaaccaggggagaTCAAATGAGAACACTTGCAAAAatgccctgggagaaatgccagagagaacagttgcaagtgtggtgagggagagagaacaggggtaaaGCCCCTGGAGAAACttctgggttaagggccttgttcatgGGACCTGATCTGCAGATTCAGGTCAGCATCCCTGTATGCTGACCGGGGCTCAAACCAGCAACTGTGCAGTTGCCAGTCGAACACCCTATCACTAGGCTGCTATGCCACCCAAATCTTCAGAAATGAGCAACTAATTGTCCCAAAAAATAGGAAACAATGTAGAAAAAGGACTGACATTTACATTCAACTTTATATAAAGATTTCATCATTGTGAAATCTTCAGAAACATCTGTCTGATATTCTtatgcgtgcatgtctgtaaaACTAGCAACTAGTCCCACTGCAAGACTGCTGCAAGGCTTAGTGATTATGTAACAACCTGTTTAAATGTCACAAAGATCCATTAACCTACCATTGCAGAAAAACTAACGCAAGTGAGGCGATGACTCGTACGTTACAGATCACATGGCAAATACAGGCAACGCTGCATTACTCTCAATAACCAGAGCAGAGGCAACAGTGTAAACTATGTCCCAAAACAGTTACTGCTACAGCTAGACTCTTCTCGACTTTCAATCCCTGTATAACAAGCTGAAAAAAGAGTGCCTATAGGACTACATGTTCTTGTTTCTCCAGGGAAACATAATGACATAATGTATCTTCTTAAGAGATTCCCTGCTCAGACACCGCTGGGCACATTAGCACTAAGAACATGACTGTACAATTACATTCTCAGTCAACTGTCCTGAAAAACTATTTCAGATAAAGTTACTACTCCATTACACTACCCCATACTACTTATAAACTATATTTATACCTTTGTGACACAACAGAAATGCAGTAACATTAGGAAGCCAGCCACTGCCAACTAAGTATCAGCAATGTAATATATAAGCTATCTAGCCAGCTAAGTTGTGTAGCAATCCTTTacgaataaaaataaaagcaatctcAGAACTCTTCCCACACAGATACCAGCCTTGCCATGAATACCAGGCTCGACTGAATAATGACAGCATCTGGAACATTTTCAGGAGTAAGAAAAGTTGCTTGCAAAAGTGTAAAAGCCCTGACGTGGTTTCCTT encodes the following:
- the LOC133136947 gene encoding E3 ubiquitin-protein ligase MARCHF6-like isoform X2 — protein: MDTAEEADICRVCRSEGTPDKPLYHPCVCTGSIKFIHQECLVQWLKHSRKEYCELCKHRFAFTPIYSPDMPSRLPVQDIFAGLVTSVGTAIRYWFHYTLVAFAWLGVVPLTACRIYKCLFTGSVSSLLTLPLDMLSTENLLADCLQGCFVVTCTLCAFISLVWLREQIVHGGAPQWLEHNLQQPANAAGQPNEAPGAGNGGEEQQPAPPPADPPAENAPPEAPDLPADPADDAEADNEEEEEAGAEDAAEENNGGQDDMNWNALEWDRAAEELTWERMLGLDGSLVFLEHVFWVVSLNTLFILVFAFCPYHIGHFSVVGLGFEEYVLASHFEGLITTIVGYILLALTLILCHGLAALLRFQRSRRLLGVCYIVVKVSLLVVVEIGVFPLICGWWLDICSLEMFDASLKDRELSFQSAPGTTMFLHWLVGMVYVFYFASFILLLREVLRPGVLWFLRNLNDPDFNPVQEMIHLPIYRHLRRFILSVVVFGSIVLLMLWLPIRIIKLILPSFLPYNVMLYSDAPVSELSLELLLLQVVLPALLEQGHTRQWLKGLVRAWTVSAGYLLDLHSYLLGDQEESDNNGNQAANNNAQPRNNNALPVAGEGLHAAHQAILQQGGPVGFQPYHRPMRFPFRIMLLIVFMCFTLLVASLVCLTLPVFSGRWLMSFWTGSAKIHELYTAACGLYMCWLSIRAITVLLAWMPQGRTVILLKVQEWTLMIVKMLIVASFIDDEDADCGCVYR